The DNA region CGCCTCAACAAAGCTATTTCCAGCATCTATATCCACTCCAGCATCTTTATAGCTTATCATCTTTGCCCTTTTTTGTAATTTTCTAAAACTTTAGCCAAAAGTTGCTAAAATTGTCATCAATTTTCAAAAATGGAGCGAGTTTGCAGAAATTTCCAAACGCTTATGTCATTACAGGCTCGATCGCTAGCGGTAAAAGCACGGCTATAAATTTGCTAAAAGAACGAGGCTTTAGCGTGATTGATGCGGACGTGATCGCTCATGAGCAGCTTGAAATTTGCAAATGTGAGATAGTAGAATTTTTTGGCAAGCAAATTTTAGATGAAGTTGGCAAGATAGAGCGCAAAAAACTTGGTGCCATTGTTTTTAATGATCCAAAAAAATTAAAAATTTTAGAGCAAATTTTGCATCCAAAGATAAAGGAAGAAATTTTATCTCGTGCTACGAAACTTGAGTGCTTGGAGCAGGTTTATTTTGTCGATATCCCTTTATTTTTTGAAAAAGAGGATCGCTACGCTGAGTTTAAAAATGTAGCTGTGATTTACGCGCCAAAAGAGCTTTTGCTAAGCCGCCTAATGAACCGAAATGGGCTAAGCTTAAATGAAGCAAAAGCTAGAGTAGAGCTTCAGATGGATATCGAGCAAAAGCGAAAAAAGGCAAATTTTATAATAGATAATAGTGGCGATAAAGAAAATTTAGAGCAAGAACTAGAGAAATTTCTAAGGCAAATTTGTGGCTGAGTTTATATAAATTTAGCAAAAGAGTAGAGCAATTTTAAAGGAAAAATAATGCAAGTTTCAAAGTATAACGCTAGCGGTAATGATTTTGTCATATTTCATACATTTTTGAACAAAGATAGAAGCGAGCTAGCAAGGCAAATTTGCAGCCGAACAAACGGCGTGGGAGCTGATGGGCTCATCGTGCTTTTGCCTTACGAAAAGGGTGTGAAATGGGAGTTTTACAACAGCGATGGAAGCTATGCTGCGATGTGTGGCAACGGCTCGCGCGCGGCTGCTAGATATGCCTATCTAAACGGCCTTGTAAGATCAAACGAATTTGCCTTGCTAACTGGTAGCGGCGAGGTGATGGCGAGCGTTAAAAATGAGTGCATCGAGGTCGTGCTAACAAGCCCAAAAATTTTAAGCGAACCGATAAATGAAAACGGCAAAACTTGGTATTTTTATGATACTGGCGTGCCTCATCTTGTAAATTTCACACAAAATTTAGAGGAATTTGACGTCAAAGAGTGCAGGGCGCTTCGTCAAAAATACAATGCAAATGTAAATTTAGCCAAATTTGATGGCGAAGTTTTAAAGGTGAGAACCTACGAAAGGGGCGTGGAGGACGAGACGCTAGCTTGTGGTACTGGCATGGCGGCTTGCTTTTACGGAGCTACTTTAAATTTAAACGCAGCGCAATGTCTAAAAGTCTATCCAAAAAGTGGCGAGGAGCTTGGCCTTAGACTGGAAAGCGGCAAAATTTTATTTAGTGGAGCGGTGAAACACTGCTTTGATACGAGTATCGAAATTTAGCTATTTAGGGCGAGTTTTATACTTATTCTTGGCTAGTAACGGTAAGCAAATTTTTCAAATTTATATTACTAAATTTGCACCTAGCTGATGAAGTAAAATTTTTATAGTGGCTTTAATTTAAAATTTGAATACAAAATAACTAAGTTAAAAACTAGAAAAATAAATTTTAATAAAAATTTGAATAGAAATTAAAAAAAAGAAGATCTCCGCCGAAGCGGAGAAAAGGTGTTATTTCAAAGCATCTTTTGCTTGTTTTGCAAGTGCCGCAAATGCCTTCGCGTCATTCATAGCTAGATCAGCTAAAATTTTTCTATCAAGTTCGATCTTAGCTTTGTTTAAGCCGTTGATAAATCTTGAATAGCTAATGTCGTTTAGTCTGCAAGCTGCGTTGATACGAACGATCCATAAACGTCTGAAATCACGTTTTTTCTGGCGTCTGTCACGGTATGCGTAAACTAAACTTCTCTCTAGTTGCTCTTTAGCTTTTCTAAAGTGTTTATGTCTAGCACTGAAAAAGCCACGTGCTAGCTTTAAAACTTTCTTATGGCGTCTTCTTCTAACTACGCCTGTTTTTACTCTTGCCATATTTATCCTTTTACAAATTGGCGCTCACGAAGTGAGTCTTGCCCCTAAATTTGGGGGAGTTTGAATGACTTTTTGTCAAAAACTTAAATCTACAGCTGCTTATACGCCGAGCATTTTGCGAACGGCTGGGACATTTGTGCTGTCCACATATTGTGGGCCACGCAAATCTCTCATACGCTTACTAGGTTTTTTTGTTAAGATATGGCTTCTAAAAGCAGAGCCTCTTTTTATCTTATTTTTACCTACTTTAAAGCGCTTAGCAGCACCGCGAACGGTTTTCATCTTTGGCATGCTAATCCTTTTTGAAATTTTATACGCAATTGCGTAAGTTTTGGATTATAGCGAAAAATCCTTTAGAAAATTTAAATTTCACTTAGACAAAATTTGCAATAAATTTACATTTAACTTAAAAAAAATTTAAAATATGGAACTAATTTATTAAATTTGGCGTATAATCACATAAAGAAATTTTATTTTACTAAAGGAGTAAAAATGAAAGGCAAAATTCTTGCATCAATCGTCGCTATGAGTGCTATTTTAGGCACAAGTAGCTTGGCATGCACTACCATTTTAGTAGGAGATAAAGCTTCAAATGACGGTTCCATGCTGGTTGCCAGGAGCGCAGACAGCAAGGCTGTAAAGGCACAAGTCTTTTTGATCCATCCAGCAAAGAAAAACCAAACTGGTATGCATAGCTCAAAGGCACATGACGGCGCAAATGACTTTACATATCCACTTCCAAAAGATGGCATGAGATACACAACCATCGCAAACTCTCATACAAAACTTCACGGAGCAGTTGGCTACAACGAGGCTGGTGTTGGACTAAGTGGCACTGAGACTATCTACGCAAAAGATGAGCTTTTAAAAGTTGATCCATATAACGAAGAGAGTGGCATCACTGAAGATGACATCCCAGACGTGCTTTTGCCACGTATGAAGAGTGCAAAAGAGGGCGTTAAGCTTCTTGGCGAGATAGTGGAGACAAAGGGCGCTGGAGAGGGCTTTGGTGTGGTATTTATCGATGCAAGCGAGCTTTGGTACTTTGAGACAGGTACAGGACACAAGTGGATCGCCACAAAGATCGCTCCAGATGAGTATTTTGTTACTGCAAATCAAGGCAGGCTTCAAAACTATAAAGAGAACGATCCAAATTTCATGGGCGCAAAAGATGTCATAAA from Campylobacter concisus includes:
- the coaE gene encoding dephospho-CoA kinase (Dephospho-CoA kinase (CoaE) performs the final step in coenzyme A biosynthesis.), which translates into the protein MQKFPNAYVITGSIASGKSTAINLLKERGFSVIDADVIAHEQLEICKCEIVEFFGKQILDEVGKIERKKLGAIVFNDPKKLKILEQILHPKIKEEILSRATKLECLEQVYFVDIPLFFEKEDRYAEFKNVAVIYAPKELLLSRLMNRNGLSLNEAKARVELQMDIEQKRKKANFIIDNSGDKENLEQELEKFLRQICG
- the dapF gene encoding diaminopimelate epimerase, yielding MQVSKYNASGNDFVIFHTFLNKDRSELARQICSRTNGVGADGLIVLLPYEKGVKWEFYNSDGSYAAMCGNGSRAAARYAYLNGLVRSNEFALLTGSGEVMASVKNECIEVVLTSPKILSEPINENGKTWYFYDTGVPHLVNFTQNLEEFDVKECRALRQKYNANVNLAKFDGEVLKVRTYERGVEDETLACGTGMAACFYGATLNLNAAQCLKVYPKSGEELGLRLESGKILFSGAVKHCFDTSIEI
- the rplT gene encoding 50S ribosomal protein L20, translating into MARVKTGVVRRRRHKKVLKLARGFFSARHKHFRKAKEQLERSLVYAYRDRRQKKRDFRRLWIVRINAACRLNDISYSRFINGLNKAKIELDRKILADLAMNDAKAFAALAKQAKDALK
- the rpmI gene encoding 50S ribosomal protein L35, which codes for MPKMKTVRGAAKRFKVGKNKIKRGSAFRSHILTKKPSKRMRDLRGPQYVDSTNVPAVRKMLGV